The genomic region TATTGACCGCTGTTTGTCCTGTTTGGCCTGCATGACCACCTGCCCTTCGGGGGTGCATTACATGCATTTGGTCGACCACGCCCGCGCCCATATTGAGCGCACCTATAAGCGCCCCTTTATGGATCGTGTTCTGCGCTTTGCCTTGGCGAAAATTCTGCCCTATCCGACACGGTTTCGCCTTGCACTTTTGGGGGCGAAGATTGGGCGGCCTTTTGCCTTTTTGATGCCCGATGCGCGGCTCAAGGCGATGTTGAACATGGTGCCTGCGCAAATCCCGCCCGTTAGTCGCAATGATGATGCACAAAGTTTTGCGCCGCATGGCGCGCGCAAAATGCGGGTTGCTTTGATGACGGGATGCGCACAACGGGCGCTGAATACGGATATCAACGATGCCACAATTCGCCTGTTGCGCCGTTTGGGCTGCGAGGTGGTTGTGGCCGAAGGTGCAGGCTGCTGTGGGGCCTTGACCCATCACATGGGCCGCGAGACGGAATCGCATGGCTTTGCGGCAGCCAATATCAAAGCATGGATGCGCGAGGCGCGCGGCGCAGGTTTGGACGCGATTGTGATCAACACGTCTGGCTGTGGAACCACAGTCAAGGATTACGGACATATGTTCCGCAATGATCCTTTGGCGGAAGATGCTGCAACGATATCAGGTCTTGCGATGGATATTTCGGAGCTTCTGCAAAAGTTGGACTTGTCTGCCGCCAAAGCCCCTGAAGATTTGAACGTGGCCTATCATGCGGCCTGTTCGCTGCAACATGGGCAAAAGGTGAAAACTGCGCCGAAGGATTTGCTCAGAGCCGCGGGGTTCACGGTGCTGGAACCTGCCGACAGTCACCTATGCTGTGGATCGGCAGGCACATATAACCTGATGCAACCTGAAATCTCGGGCAAGCTCAAGGCGCGCAAAATCCGCACGCTTGAGGCCCTGCAGCCCGATGTGATTGCTGCGGGCAATATCGGCTGCATGATGCAAATTGGGTCAGGCACAGGGCATCCTGTGGTGCATACGGTCGAGTTGCTGGATTGGGCCACAGGTGGGCCGAAACCGCCTGCGATATCGCGCGCACCGCAGGAAATGCCTGTGCCAATCTTGCGCTAAATCCCTGTTTCAAGGGTCTTGAAACGCGAACAGCTGCTTCCAATATCAGAACGGTCGGTGCCGCCAAGCGGGCCGACCTGAACCTTTGTTGGCGTGTCTCATGATGTAGAGCGCCACGAAAACCTTGGTATCGCTTCTGATGGAGGATGTCCTATGCGAAACTACGACCTAACCCCCCTATACCGCGCCACTGTCGGCTTTGATCGAATGGCCGATTTGTTAGACAGCCTGCTGACGCAGGAAACGGGCGCGAACAGCTATCCCCCCTATAATATCGAAAAAACCGATGAGAATACCTATCGCATCTCAATCGCTGTTGCGGGTTTTTCAGAGGCTGAATTGCGTGTTGAGCAACGCGAGACGGAACTGGTCATCGCGGCCCGCAAAGAGAAAGACGACACCGCCCGCACCTATTTGCATCGTGGCATTGCGACCCGCGCTTTTGAGAAGCGGTTCCAATTGGCCGATCATGTGCGCGTGACCCAAGCAAGCCATGAGAACGGCATGTTGCATGTCGATCTCTTGCGTGAGGTGCCAGAGGCAAAAAAACCGCGTCAGATTGCAATCACATCTGGCAAGGCATCCAAACAAACACCTGCACTTGAAGTGACAGATATAGAGGTCTGAGACAGACCTTCAGACACCCCTGCGCGTGCGCCCTCCCTCGCGCGCGCAGGCGGTGATCGGTGGCAGGACTGGGCGTGGCCCTAGAACCATTGCCCTGGTTCCATCAGCCCCAAATCCATCAATTGCTGACTAGACCATTGGAACCGCTTTGAGCGGTGCCAGCGAAAATCCCCGATATCATAGCGAGACCCTGCATTGCTGCGCAGTGCTTTGGCCACGCGAAACGAACAGATGGTTGCGGTGATGGAATGGTGCCATTGGCACGCAAAAGTGTTCATTTCCTCGTCACTGAGACGATGATCTTCGAACATTTGCAGCCCTTCCTTCGCCCGAAAGAACCCGATCCGATCAATGCGCCGCCGTTCTTTGGGAACATGTTCCTCAAAGCGCCAGCGTAAACCGCCAAAAAAATCATGTTGGCGATCCTTAGCGCGGCCCGTTTCATCACGGCGCGCATCGGCAAAATACCCTGCACTGTCGAGCATGGCATGATCTAGGTTCACGGCATTTGGTGCGATGTTCAGGTCTTGTGCGTAGAGATCAATCACATAGGTCAGCGCGCAGTCGCGGCGTTCTTCCGCGATAAAGGCTGCCATTTCTCCCACAGTGCGATCCTCGCAGAACGGGTAAAAGAAATATTCAGCGTTATAGCAGTAATGAACCCATTCATTTGGCACGAGAGGGATCAGCGCATTCACAAGACTGGCAGCGGCATCTGCGCGGCGGGTTTGCGCGCGAATAATCGAAACAGTGTTTGGGGCGTGCCCCTCTGTCTCGGGGGTAATGTCCAAACCAGTGGGGGCTGCGATGAACACATGGCGAAACCCCAATTGCATCAAATGAGACAGTGTCGAGGCCAATTCAACCCGATCCTCTGCAATCAAAATTGCAAAAGGCCCCTTGCCAAACCCGCCCCGCGGCAGGCGGCGAAATTCGGCCAAAGATGCATAGTCTTTGATCTGCATATGCGGTTTATTCCGACCAATTCTGAAATTTTTGTAACCCAACCCCAATTTGCGGGGCTTTGTGGTCTATTGCAATGGGTCACATGCGTTGATGTGCGCCCGCTCTTGGGCTAAATGACCCTGTGCTGCGATCTGCGAAAAAGGCCCCGTGCAATGACTGAACCCAAAAAGCTATTCGTGAAAACCTATGGCTGCCAGATGAATGTCTATGACAGCGAGCGTATGGCAGAGGCGCTGTCTGGTCAGGGTTATGAGCAGGTGGGCAGTGCGGAAGAAGCGGATATGATCCTGCTGAATACGTGCCACATTCGCGAGAAGGCATCGGAAAAGATCTATTCGGAATTGGGCCGCCTGAAACCTTTGCGCGATGACAACCCCAATCTGAAAATTGGTGTTGCGGGCTGTGTCGCGCAGGCCGAAGGCGAAGAGATTATGCGCCGTCAACCGATTGTGGACTTGGTCGTTGGCCCGCAAACCTATCACCGCCTTCCTGCCATGATGCGCGCGGTTGAGGCAGGGGAAAAGGCCCTTGATACGGATTTCCCCGAAGAAGATAAGTTTCTGCATCTGCCAAAAGATCGCCGTGCCAAGCGCGGGCCTTGTGCGTTTTTAACGGTGCAGGAAGGCTGCGACAAATTCTGTGCGTTTTGCGTTGTGCCCTATACCCGCGGCGCTGAGGTCAGTCGCCCCGTTGCGCGCATTTTGGGGGAGGCGCGCGATCTGGTCGAACGCGGCGTGCGCGAAATCACGCTTTTGGGGCAAAATGTGAATGCCTATCACGGCCAAGATGAGGATGGGCGTGAATGGGGGCTTGCGCGCCTGATCCGTGAATTGGCGAAAATCGAAGATTTGGCGCGTATCCGCTTTACCACATCGCACCCCAATGACATGGAAGATGACCTGATCGCGGCTTTTGGCGATTGTGATAAGCTGATGCCCTATCTTCATTTGCCTGTGCAATCGGGGTCTGATCGTATTCTCAAAGCGATGAATCGCAAACATACCGCGCAGGACTATCTCGACCTGATCGCACGCATCCGTGACGCGCGCCCTGATTTGTTGCTGTCAGGGGATTTCATCGTGGGCTTCCCCGGCGAGACAGATGAAGATTTTGCGCAAACGATGGATTTGGTGCGCAAAGTGAATTACGGACAGGCCTATTCCTTCAAATATTCCGCGCGTCCCGGCACGCCCGCGGCCGAGCGTGCAGATGTTGCGCCTGAGATTGCAGATTCCCGTTTGCAAGAACTGCAGGCGCTTTTGACCGAACAACAAAGGGCGGCTCAAGACGGCATGGTGGGGCGCGAACTGCCAGTTCTGTTTGAAAAGCATGGGCGCCAAGAGGGGCAATTGATTGGAAAATCGGGCTATTTGCATTCGGTTCATGCTGTCGCGCCTGCTGAATTAATTGGTCAAGTGGCAATGGTTCGAATCATTAAGTCTGCCACCAATTCCTTGACAGGCGCGTTGGTATAGTCTGCGGATGTCTGGGGTGGCCTTCGGCGGGTAGGATGCCCCAACAGGAACAATTTCTCACAATTTGTTGAGATTGTTTCTCTATTTATATCTAAATATTGATATATTTTTCTTTCCGAAGCGAAATTGCTCGGATATTCTCTCGAATAATCGCGCTGTTAACCACTCTTCCGCATTTTAGCGGGATGGTCGCAGGGAAAGAATTTTGAGATTGGGCGTGCTTTTGAACAGCTTTATCCAACATGGAATGGCACATGCTGTGCGGTTTTTGGCGATTGGGCTGCTTGCCTTTGTGCCACAATTCGCGGCAGCGCAGAGTGGGGCTATTTCTGGTCGCGTGCAGCCGGGGATCTGGATTGATCCTGACGGCTGTATGCATTGGGTCGCCGATGGCGGTCTTGAGGGCTACATGGAGGGACGTGTGAATCCCCAAACGGGGATGCCTGTCTGCATGCGCGTCAACACCTGCGCAGTGACGAATAGCGATGTTCTTTTCGCGACAGACAGCGCGCATTTGACCGCAAATGGTCGCGCGCAGTTGGAACAGTTTTTCCGCTCGGCGGGTGCGTTTGCCTATGCGATTTATGGGCATACTGATGCGCGCGCCTCAGATGAATACAATATCCGCCTCTCCCAGGCCCGCGCCGAATCGGTGGCCAATGTGGCGCGCGGTGTTGGGGCGCGCGTGGCGCGTGAAATTGGCTATGGCGAACGCCGACCAATTGCACCCAATGACAGCGCCTCCAATATGCAGCGCAACCGCCGCGTTGAAATCGTATGTTATAGATGAAGGGGGCCATGATGCGTCAGCGATATTTGGCGATTGCCCTAATTGGGGCGGCTACAGTTTTGTCGGGCTGTTCAGGTCTAGACCGCCCAATTGCGAGCAATCGTGATCGCGGTTTTGACGCAAAAGACCTTAGCCAATTACAGGCCGCCATCTATGTCGACCCTGATGGTTGCCACATTTGGATGATTGACGATGGCGCGGAAGAGTATTGGTCGCGCCGCCGTGATCCCGTGTCTGGCTTGCCTGTTTGCACGGCTGTTGCGCCGCCAAATTCAGTTGTTGGTGACTACGCTACAGGTGGGGTTGTGCCTGATATTCGCTCTGCTGGTCTGTTCTAGGCGCAAAAATCGGTCAGCTGTCGCCTAGATATGTGAAATTTTCGTGCATATCACACTAGCTATTGATTTGGCTGCGAGGGCTTGGCACTCTCAACTCAGGAATCTTCTCTGAGCGAAGGAGAGTATGTTGGCATTGTCCACGTTGAGCGCACCCGCCACCCCTAAATCTGGCCCCCCTGCGGATTTGCAGCTGAGCTTTCCTGACAATCGCCTTCTGATCGACCTTTGTGGAGAATTCGACCGAAATCTCACGCAAATTGAAACAACGCTGTCGGTGCAGATCATTCGCCGTGGCAACCAATTGGCCGTGCATGGCGAGGCGCGGGAGCGCGCGGCCGAAGTTTTGGGCAGTCTCTACGCGCGATTAGAGGCAGGAAAATCAGTAGAGGCCGAAGATGTCGAGGGCGCAATCCGTATGCGTGGCTCTGTTGAGGGGACAGGCGTTCGCGCAGGTGACCAGATTGAAATGTTTGGTGCATCCTCGTTGGAAATCGGCACCCGCAAGAAAACGGTCGAGCCCCGCACCGATGCGCAAAAAGCCTATGTTCAAAACTTGCTAAAAAACGAACTGGCCTTTGGGATTGGCCCAGCGGGAACGGGTAAAACCTATTTGGCGGTTGCTGTCGCTGTAAACCGCTTGATCAATGGCCATGTGGATCGGATCATCTTGTCGCGCCCTGCTGTGGAAGCGGGCGAGCGTTTGGGATTCTTGCCTGGGGATATGAAGGACAAGGTCGATCCCTATATGCAGCCCCTTTATGATGCGCTGCACGATTTTCTGCCCGGTCGGCAATTGCAGAAATTGATGGAAGAAAAAACCATTGAAATTGCACCTTTGGCGTTCATGCGGGGGCGGACATTGGCCAATGCCTATGTCGTTTTGGACGAAGCCCAAAACGCAACCACAATGCAAATTAAGATGTTCTTGACCCGTCTGGGACGCGGCAGCCGCATGGTTATCACGGGTGATCGCAGTCAGGTTGATTTGCCGCGTGGCGTAAATTCTGGCCTTGCTGAGGCCGAACGCATTTTGGGTGCTGTCTCAGGGATCAGCTTTAACTATTTCACCGCAAAAGATGTGGTGCGTCATCCGATGGTCGCCAAGATTATCGAGGCCTATGACGCCGATGAGGTTAAAGGTTAGGCGCAAGGCGCATGGAAATTGACATTCTGATTGAAACCCCTGCGTGGCAGGCCTGTGACATTGAAGATGTCACTGCGCGCGCGGCAGAAGGTATATGTGCCGAGCTTAGGCTTGATCCTGCGCGGTTTGCAGTTTCAGTTTTGGCCTGTGACGATACCCGCATCGCAACCCTAAACAGCGATTTTCGGGGCAAGCCGACATCGACCAATGTGTTGTCTTGGCCCGCAGAAGAGATTGACCTGCCCCTTGGTCAAATGCCCCAATTGCCGACCCCCGCCGCGGATGGCCCAC from Rhodobacterales bacterium HKCCA1288 harbors:
- the glcF gene encoding glycolate oxidase subunit GlcF, which produces MQTTFTPEQLADPATARSNEILRACVHCGFCTATCPTYQVLGDELDSPRGRIYLIKDMLESGRPADAKTVKHIDRCLSCLACMTTCPSGVHYMHLVDHARAHIERTYKRPFMDRVLRFALAKILPYPTRFRLALLGAKIGRPFAFLMPDARLKAMLNMVPAQIPPVSRNDDAQSFAPHGARKMRVALMTGCAQRALNTDINDATIRLLRRLGCEVVVAEGAGCCGALTHHMGRETESHGFAAANIKAWMREARGAGLDAIVINTSGCGTTVKDYGHMFRNDPLAEDAATISGLAMDISELLQKLDLSAAKAPEDLNVAYHAACSLQHGQKVKTAPKDLLRAAGFTVLEPADSHLCCGSAGTYNLMQPEISGKLKARKIRTLEALQPDVIAAGNIGCMMQIGSGTGHPVVHTVELLDWATGGPKPPAISRAPQEMPVPILR
- a CDS encoding Hsp20 family protein, giving the protein MRNYDLTPLYRATVGFDRMADLLDSLLTQETGANSYPPYNIEKTDENTYRISIAVAGFSEAELRVEQRETELVIAARKEKDDTARTYLHRGIATRAFEKRFQLADHVRVTQASHENGMLHVDLLREVPEAKKPRQIAITSGKASKQTPALEVTDIEV
- the miaB gene encoding tRNA (N6-isopentenyl adenosine(37)-C2)-methylthiotransferase MiaB, encoding MTEPKKLFVKTYGCQMNVYDSERMAEALSGQGYEQVGSAEEADMILLNTCHIREKASEKIYSELGRLKPLRDDNPNLKIGVAGCVAQAEGEEIMRRQPIVDLVVGPQTYHRLPAMMRAVEAGEKALDTDFPEEDKFLHLPKDRRAKRGPCAFLTVQEGCDKFCAFCVVPYTRGAEVSRPVARILGEARDLVERGVREITLLGQNVNAYHGQDEDGREWGLARLIRELAKIEDLARIRFTTSHPNDMEDDLIAAFGDCDKLMPYLHLPVQSGSDRILKAMNRKHTAQDYLDLIARIRDARPDLLLSGDFIVGFPGETDEDFAQTMDLVRKVNYGQAYSFKYSARPGTPAAERADVAPEIADSRLQELQALLTEQQRAAQDGMVGRELPVLFEKHGRQEGQLIGKSGYLHSVHAVAPAELIGQVAMVRIIKSATNSLTGALV
- a CDS encoding OmpA family protein — encoded protein: MHWVADGGLEGYMEGRVNPQTGMPVCMRVNTCAVTNSDVLFATDSAHLTANGRAQLEQFFRSAGAFAYAIYGHTDARASDEYNIRLSQARAESVANVARGVGARVAREIGYGERRPIAPNDSASNMQRNRRVEIVCYR
- a CDS encoding PhoH family protein, whose product is MLALSTLSAPATPKSGPPADLQLSFPDNRLLIDLCGEFDRNLTQIETTLSVQIIRRGNQLAVHGEARERAAEVLGSLYARLEAGKSVEAEDVEGAIRMRGSVEGTGVRAGDQIEMFGASSLEIGTRKKTVEPRTDAQKAYVQNLLKNELAFGIGPAGTGKTYLAVAVAVNRLINGHVDRIILSRPAVEAGERLGFLPGDMKDKVDPYMQPLYDALHDFLPGRQLQKLMEEKTIEIAPLAFMRGRTLANAYVVLDEAQNATTMQIKMFLTRLGRGSRMVITGDRSQVDLPRGVNSGLAEAERILGAVSGISFNYFTAKDVVRHPMVAKIIEAYDADEVKG
- the ybeY gene encoding rRNA maturation RNase YbeY, translating into MEIDILIETPAWQACDIEDVTARAAEGICAELRLDPARFAVSVLACDDTRIATLNSDFRGKPTSTNVLSWPAEEIDLPLGQMPQLPTPAADGPPHELGDIAVAYETCAREAEEQGKDFDDHLTHLMVHSILHLLGFDHINDPDATVMESLETRILARLGVADPY